Proteins encoded within one genomic window of Catenulispora sp. EB89:
- a CDS encoding HAD-IIA family hydrolase: protein MHDRKPVECWMTDMDGVLIREGHMIPGADEFIRRLRAKDRPFLVLTNNSIYTPHDLSARLTNLGIPLPQEHIWTSALATAQFLDNQRPNGTAYVIGEAGLTTALYDVGYTLSEAEPDYVVLGETRAYSIDAITRAIRLVTNGARFIATNPDATGPTPDGPQPACGAVAALITKATGVEPYFVGKPNPLMMREGLNQIKAHSEVTAMIGDRMDTDVLCGIEAGLETFLVLSGVTQADEIERFPFRPSRIVKSIADLVDEV from the coding sequence GTGCATGACCGCAAGCCAGTCGAGTGCTGGATGACCGACATGGACGGCGTCCTGATCCGCGAGGGACACATGATCCCCGGCGCGGACGAGTTCATCCGCCGGCTGCGGGCCAAGGACCGGCCGTTCCTGGTGCTGACCAACAACTCCATCTACACCCCGCACGACCTGTCGGCGCGCCTGACGAACCTGGGCATCCCGCTGCCGCAGGAGCACATCTGGACCTCGGCGCTGGCCACCGCGCAGTTCCTGGACAACCAGCGGCCCAACGGGACCGCCTACGTCATAGGGGAAGCCGGGCTGACCACGGCGCTGTACGACGTCGGATACACCCTGTCCGAGGCCGAGCCGGACTACGTGGTCCTGGGCGAGACCCGGGCCTACAGCATCGACGCCATCACCCGGGCCATCCGCCTGGTGACCAACGGCGCGCGCTTCATCGCCACCAACCCCGACGCGACCGGCCCGACGCCGGACGGCCCGCAGCCGGCCTGCGGCGCGGTTGCGGCGCTCATCACAAAGGCGACCGGTGTGGAGCCCTACTTCGTGGGTAAGCCCAACCCGCTGATGATGCGCGAGGGTCTGAACCAGATCAAGGCGCACTCGGAAGTGACCGCGATGATCGGTGACCGGATGGACACCGACGTGCTGTGCGGCATCGAGGCGGGTCTGGAGACCTTCCTGGTGCTGTCCGGCGTGACCCAGGCCGACGAGATCGAGCGCTTCCCCTTCCGGCCCTCCCGGATCGTGAAGTCGATCGCCGACCTGGTCGACGAGGTCTGA
- a CDS encoding MgtC/SapB family protein, which translates to MHAVGAVLLAAVPSADNIHVPTHWDAVGRIAMAWVLTFALGFERQIRGAMAGDRTFSLLGAATALIGVLAGNGASTILAGAVTGIGFIGGGLCFRQTVEEHEVLHGITTAASIFACSAIGAACGLGLVKESIAATAATLLTLELRHIPLIRTLDARRWDGLVHHDEHVHSHFFRHGTGIPSELVEARVATADTADSDAVVLVNPVIAAQQAAAATAATVAPDVSGAVTDVSPADAGVPAPAGKQ; encoded by the coding sequence ATGCACGCAGTGGGGGCCGTCCTACTGGCGGCCGTACCTTCGGCCGACAACATCCACGTCCCGACCCACTGGGACGCGGTCGGCCGCATCGCCATGGCCTGGGTTCTCACCTTCGCGCTGGGCTTCGAGCGGCAGATCCGCGGCGCGATGGCCGGCGACCGGACCTTCTCGCTGCTGGGCGCGGCCACCGCGCTGATAGGCGTGCTGGCCGGCAACGGCGCCAGCACGATCCTGGCCGGCGCGGTCACCGGCATCGGCTTCATCGGCGGCGGGCTGTGCTTCCGGCAGACCGTCGAGGAGCACGAGGTGCTGCACGGCATCACGACCGCGGCGAGCATCTTCGCCTGTTCCGCGATCGGCGCCGCGTGCGGCCTGGGACTGGTGAAGGAGTCGATCGCGGCGACTGCGGCCACGCTGCTCACCCTGGAGCTGCGCCACATCCCGCTGATCCGCACGCTCGACGCCCGCCGCTGGGACGGCCTGGTGCACCACGACGAGCATGTGCACTCGCACTTCTTCCGGCACGGCACCGGGATCCCCTCGGAGCTGGTCGAGGCCCGGGTGGCGACCGCGGACACCGCGGACAGCGACGCGGTGGTGTTGGTGAACCCGGTGATCGCCGCGCAGCAGGCGGCCGCGGCCACCGCCGCGACGGTCGCGCCGGACGTGTCCGGGGCGGTGACCGACGTCTCCCCGGCCGACGCGGGCGTGCCGGCCCCGGCCGGGAAGCAGTGA
- a CDS encoding acyltransferase: protein MVSALGNRLAAGVWGWLAKAGKVHAGSPAARRFAAFGEGSTMAFPPGTVFGERYISVGAHVLIGANVTISAGFVPGLDLGPDTLVRIGSGVVLGRGSHVVGHRSIDIGDDVYTGPNVYITDQNHGYDDPDVPIGKQWPSEAPVRIGPGCWIGTNAVILPGTVLGRNVVVAAGSVVRGEFPDHCVVGGVPARMLRRYEAETGWARVDSLQAQTRNASPANG from the coding sequence ATGGTGTCAGCGCTGGGCAACCGGCTGGCCGCCGGCGTGTGGGGCTGGCTGGCCAAGGCCGGGAAGGTGCACGCGGGCTCGCCGGCCGCCCGCCGTTTCGCCGCGTTCGGCGAGGGGTCGACGATGGCGTTCCCGCCGGGCACGGTCTTCGGGGAGCGCTACATATCCGTCGGCGCGCACGTACTGATCGGTGCCAACGTCACCATCTCCGCCGGCTTCGTCCCCGGCCTGGACCTCGGCCCGGACACCCTGGTGCGGATCGGCAGCGGCGTGGTGCTGGGCCGCGGCAGCCACGTGGTCGGCCACCGCTCGATCGACATCGGCGACGACGTGTACACCGGCCCCAACGTGTACATCACCGACCAGAACCACGGCTACGACGACCCCGACGTCCCGATCGGCAAGCAGTGGCCCAGCGAGGCGCCGGTGCGCATCGGCCCCGGCTGTTGGATCGGCACCAACGCGGTGATCCTGCCGGGCACGGTCCTGGGCCGCAACGTGGTCGTGGCGGCTGGCAGCGTGGTCCGCGGGGAGTTCCCCGATCACTGCGTGGTCGGCGGCGTCCCGGCCAGGATGCTGCGCCGGTACGAGGCCGAGACCGGCTGGGCGCGGGTGGACTCGCTCCAGGCCCAGACCAGGAACGCCAGCCCCGCCAACGGATAG